From the Bombus affinis isolate iyBomAffi1 chromosome 4, iyBomAffi1.2, whole genome shotgun sequence genome, the window TACTTCTACAAATGATTGCAATGGGACTTCCAGATGCGCGAAAATTTCCATTCATAGAACCACCTTCACCagaaaacattgaaaattcTATATTATCTTTGAAAGAACATGTTAATATACTTATATAAGTCACATAATAATCTACACACGCGAGTatgattaatataaataaaataatatttctaatttacAGGGTGCGCTAACGGATAATGAAAAAATAACATGTATTGGAAAAACACTTGCACGCTTACCTGTTGATATAACAATAGGGAAAATGTTAATAATGGGTTCTATTTTTCACCAAGTAGAACCAGTCTTGTCATTAGCTGCTGCCTTAAGCATACAAACACCATTTACAAATAGAGCATATAGGGATTCAGAATGCGAggtaataaaatgtaatttatacattttttacatATAAAAACAATAATCTTGAAAAATAATTCTGAAGACATCTAGGAAAAAATTGGAATCTGATCATGGTGATCCAATAACATTACTAAATGCATTTAGAGAATGGTTAGAAGTAAAACAACAAAGTTCGCAAGAATCCAGAGGTAGTGGTAACAGTAGTAGAAAATGGTGTAAAAGAAGAGGTTTAGAGGAACAGAGATTTTATGAAATGACAAAATTGAGAGCACAGTTTAAGGAATTACTTCaggtaaattattaattttctaatattagcttatcaaactttatttaaaaattaattgctTCTAACTAACAGGATTGCAAATTACTGAGAAGTCTCCCAGAACCAAATTCTTCTATGTCCAGTGCAGAACGCGCTATAAGACATGGAGAGCTTAAACttttaaaatcattaaaaagAACCTACAAACAAAGTGAACCTAGAAAGCGAAAACAATTAAAACTAGAATCATTTGATATTCAATTAGAAGATAATGATCATGATGATGGTGAAATTGACATAAAAGATATCGAATTTCGAATGAAAAATGATCCAAATCAAGTGCAAAATCTATTAACAGCAGCCACTGCATGTAGCTATAAAGATTTAACAATGTTAAAATTAATACTCTGCAGTGGTTTATATCCACAATTTGCATGTGCTGATGAATTTAATTATTGTAAGGTAATAATATTAtcgtatatatttaaaataaattaattattcgtcGTTACATATTATGAACTTTTGCAGACAACAAACGAGCAACTGTTTCATACAAAAGCAAAACCATATATTGCTTTACACCCAATGAGTTTCTTTGGAAATCATCCCCAAGTATTGCAATTGGAGGAAGCTGATATTGTATCAATACCAGGCTTTAAAAGTAAAACTGCCGTTAGTCCAAAACATACAATATTAACATATTTGTAAgttcttttaataatattttaagataGGATAAGAAAACTTCTACTTTGATTGATCATATATTAATTTAACAGATCTCTTTTGGAGACAACAAAGCCTTATCTAGTGAATACACTTAGAATGCCTGCTGCACAAACATTACTTTTATTTACACGTGAAATCGACACAAATAGTACATTTTcaatgtatgtacatattatatataatgaaattgaaaaaaaattttttattgaatcAATATCTGTCTATTTTTTGTAGAATAGTATGTGATTCCTGGttagaattaaaatttcctATACCTGATAGTGGTCAGATTTTACTGATGAAAGCTACCAAATTACGACATAAATGGGATTTCTTATTAAATCAACAATTACAAGGTATTAAATGAAAcatgtaaaaaatattaagttaatatgtaatattataaatgtatttatgttgtaatttccatattatattctaaaaagtaatacataaatattttacagATTCAAGTACCAGCAATGATGAAAATCAGGATTTCAGTGAATTTGAGTATACACTTActcgagatttaattgaataTATGCATACTACTGTTCCATATACACTAAAACGGCTTTTACCGGCTGATCTTAAAACAATATATGTGGGATGTGGTGAAAACAATATATTGATAGATCCAAATCCTTTTCAATCAGATTTTGTAGTAATACCCAACTCAATTAAAGGGGGAGTTCACGTAACAAACACTATTACATATAATTggtaaattaatatatttttataacaaaacagaataatataaagtaaccaaaaagtataatttctttttagtGTGAAAGAAACTGAATGGAGTGATCAACTTTCTACAGAAATTTTAGTAACACAATGGCATTGTTCAAATTGTAATATGCAAGCAATTCTAACAAGCATAGAAAAATTACAACACCAACAATCCTGTGTTAAAGCAGATATAAAAGATGTTGAAAAACATGACAATATTAAACGTAAACCTAATGCACAAGCATATGAATGTCCTGATTGTGCACAAATATTATACTTGACACCAATTGAAATTCTTAAACATAAAAAATCTCATGTTAAATAAAGtatttatttgataatataataatgtacATTAAATCTTATATTTCATTATAGAATGAAGCAATATCTTTCATATAAtgacattttacattttttgtatatacattcattgtaaatttataaattaactaTATAATCTTTTTACAATATGTgcatatataaaattatgtcCATGGTAAAAAGTTTGAGAACATAAAACAACCTACAACTCCATATCCTAGAAAATAGGAAAGTATAAGCTTATCCTTCAAagtatatttcttctttgttaAAAAGAATACTTTCCACTTAGAAAATACATTTTCCTTATcatcatataaaatattatcattattaggACATAAATAACACATTGACAAAGCACAATACCAATATATTAATGGACTTGCTGAACTTATTAAACGGGTGCTTACTTGAATGTGTACAAATAGAATACAGAAGATAGTTAAAAATAAACCATGAATAACAAATACTAACATTTCAATTGGATACTTTTTTCTTTCAGTTTCTACATTATTTCCAATAACTTTAATAAATCCCAATGTATAAAAATACTTCTTATGTTCAAAAAAATATTCCTTTATACATCTAATCATAATATACAATATTGGAAATGCTAAAATAAAGTTTGgtatttgttttatttcataGTAATTCAAAAATCCTATATTCCAGTATCTTTTTTGTATGTAAGAATATGCCATTGGAATTTTTGAATGGCACCATTCTACATTACTATTACCAGGCAACACTAAATTGTTAACTATACTAAAATTAGTAATATGTTCAGGAATAAAAGTTAGATTTAAATTAGGAGTACAAAACATAAGATAATTATATGTTTGTAACAAAATAAATGGAATTATTGATATAATTATTGTATTGAACATtagacaaaatatttttaatgtacctattttaaaaataaattgacaAAGTGTTTTTAATgaaaagtttacatttttttCTGTATAAGTATGTAACAAATTTTGCAATTGATAATATATAGGGAAACCAATATTAACCATTCCATTAGATCTTGTAAGAATGGATAAACCTACTGGGAAAGATACATATGGATCTAATTTAATGGATCTTAACATACTGTAATATGATAAGTACGCAAATAAAGATTCTGAATAAACAGCTGAAAAGAATATGGTAGCTGGATTTATGCAGTATAATATTGCTGCTTTATAAGCTACATTTGTTGATTTTAACACTGCCTTACTAAGATCATAAAATATAACAGCAGATTTTACAAAACATATAATATTGACTAACATAGCTGTAATAAGTATAGAACTatgaatatttaatacaaagaatatttttcttaCAGGAACAGAAATAATCCGAAGTAACATAGGATACAATGGATAGAAGGCCAATGTGTTCTCATATGTATAACCATATTTTGCAATATGCAAAAAGTATTCACTATCCCATCGTGCAAGACCACTAAATAGAAATGTTACTATACTGTCATATAATGAAATTTGTTCAGAATTATCAGTAGGAGCTTTAAATGCATCTGCGTTGTGATCAGgacatataaaattaaaaaagaattgtAAACTTAAAACTATTATCCTACTAATTATTGCAAACCAAAAAACTTTCCTTCGTGCTTCATACATTCTATTACAGCATAGCAATATTTTGATTTAATATTGCATTAACTATACTTCTtctattaaaattcaatttaaattcTTTTCCAGTTGtcaatataaattaatttctctGATAGGCATTCTCTTATTATATGTAGACAGAAAGATTTCAAACGTATTATGTAACGTATTCCTTTCTCTCAAACTcataattgttatattataaGAGTGTGTGGctaaaaacaaatatttaaatagcaTTATGTTAATGACCATTttctaattttcataatttattatatatttcctatttatcaaatatttttccttattttcctttatttttattacattatttttcaatatacTAATTTATAAACtaccaaatataaaaattacatttttaattaaaattattttctgtttaattataataatgtaatattgttaTAAATATGACCTACCCAAGAAGCCAAGTTATAAATGAACTTAATTTGTACAGCAATCAGTATGATCACCAACATATTTCAACATTCAATATCCTGAAGGCCATCAGTACAGCATCGAACTTAAATATTCTGAAATCAGCATTAGACACATACATATTGCAATTTTCAAatgaatcttttttttttttttttttttttttttttttttttttttagtaagcTACACGATacaagaattttttaaaattcaacTTAGTAATTCAATTATTCACTTGCTATCAGTACCCTAATAGCTAAGAGTCATTAAAtaagaatataatttttaaagacataatatacatgtgtttattttaaattcatttttaagaTTACAAAAGCATGCATATTCTgcatattcttttattttgcatATTCAATTCTATATAAATGCAATAGTATTGCATCTATATATACTTTTTCAGCTTTGGCTCATtactataaatatatttgattatacaaataaattttatcatataaaaaaattatacaatttttctcAGACATGTAGCAGAGTTATATTTTTACACCACAAACTTTTTTAGCATAATCTACAATATGATGATCTTTTGGTGTACATTCATATTCAATATTTTCTGCATATGGCATAGGTACATCAATACCAGTGCAACGGACTGCTGGTGCATCAAGTTGGAAAAATATTGGGTTTTCCATTATTGTTGCCACAATCTCAGAGCCTACTCCACATATAGGCCAACCTAATTCAACACTCATAAGTCTGTGGGTTTTTGTAACAGATTTAAAAATTGTATCCCAATCTATTGGTCTAAGAGAACGTAAATTAATCACTTCTGCTTCTATCCCTTCTCCTGCCAGAATTTCTGCTGCTTGCATTGTATACAAGGTAGCTTGACCATGTGCAGTTAAAGTAATATCTTTACCAGGTTTTTCAATTTTAGCTTTACCAATGGGTATAACAAAATCTTTATCCATAGCTTCATCTGATACAGGAAattgaacattatataaaaCTTCACTTTCTAAAATTACAACAGGATCAGGATCTCGAACAGCAGCTTTTAAACTACCCCTATAATCTTCACAAGTTGTTGGTGACATAACTTTTAAACCAGGTATGCTCATGTACCATCCTCCAAAACACTGAGAATGTTGTGCTGCTAAACCTTTAGCATTACCATTTGGACCACGAAATACAATAGGTACAGGATATCTTCCTGCAGACATGTAAAGATTTTTAGCAGCAGCATTTACTATTCGATCAATAGCTTGCATTGAAAAATTAAATGTCATAAGTTCACATATTGGTCTTAGACCAGCAAGTGCTGCTCCAATGGCTAAACCACAAAATCCAGCTTCTGTTATAGGTGTATCAATTAATCTTTTGTCACCATATTTTTTCCAAAGACCTCTTGTTACTTTATAAGCACCATCATATTGTGCAACCTCTTCTCCCAAAATAAATACATTTTCGTCTCTTGCTAATTCTTCGTCAAGAGCTGCATTTAATGCATCTCTTACAGTCATTTGTGTAACATATTTATAGCTTTGTTTTTGTAGAATACGTATGTTTGACAACACAGTATTCCTTAAGAAGCATACGAAATGCATTTtacatcataaaaataaaattataatatattataaattgtgTATTTTAAAACTATAAAATTTAAGACAAAACAATAATACATctattttccttctttatatatTTCAGGTTAGACGATATACTTGTATAACAAATTACATACATTAGGCattaatttttttacttttggcagtatataataaaaaaaataggtAAATAGTGATATATCAGACTACACTATTACTTAttaatgattattttattatttaaagacTTTTTTGTATGACAATCATATATAAAGATTATATAAGACTTAATAATTTCGATGTATTTTAAACTTCATATTGCAAAATACaaaaccacttttccatggccTACTTAAAAGAATAAATGTTTTTGCACATatgagtatatatatattctatattctgTATCAACTTCTAATAAAAACAATCTTAATCTTAGAGACAAATATTAAAAGAATCGCATCAAGATTAATATATTTTGTAGCTgacataataaaaataatgcaattatgaaaaataatgttTGCAGTAGTAACATAAATCGACTTTTTTAGTGTAACAGTAACACACACAACAATTCAAAAATGgttttaaatacaattttaaatacAGCTAAAACTGTATGTTTGTATTCAACTTAACATCAAAATTGCATTTattctaatttttcttttttttcattaattcccTTCATTAATCTTCTTctgttttaattttttaaaaagagaATATCATTTAAAATGTACGATGGGAAATActgtaataaatacattttattaaattgtacAAAATTTGATAAATGAATTTGTAAACCTTTTCTAACCTAttcagaagaaaaaaaagaatatttaatttatcttaattctaatatacatatattaagttTGAAATATTACACGTTTTTATCAGTATTGTTATAATAGTAATTGATTAGATTACCTTTAGTATAAACATATCAACTAGActtattaaactttattttaaattaatagcAAATAACGATATCACTAtccattaacaacaaaaacacTACTTTAAGAAGTCAAATgaggaaataaattatttttagttttcttaaagcttataacgaagaaatgtaatatctaatttttatttttatgtttattaatacattatttaataaatttaattgttacaataaaatttaaataatgaaatttagTGACTACGGTTCTAGTTAACGGAATAGGTATAAAATGAGATCATATGAGATTTTAATAgttaatttcttaataattaaATTCGACTGTCATGCAAGCTTTGATGTTTCACTGAGATATTAAATAGTCATTTTTATTATGCTCTCtatgtttatataaaattaaatgtatCAGTTTATTGTTTCACCACCTACTATAACTGATATCTTTTGTACACTTTTTTAAtgctgtaaatatatatatatataatgtaaagTAATATGTATGATAACAATTGTGCCATAATAAAATCATTGACAGTAATTTCttatatattatgtaatttTAATATGGTATGATATACATAATCTCGTTTTAATTGTAGAACGATATAAAAACTATAATGAATAAGGTTATGTTTACAAATGTCATAACTTTTAGTAAATTACTAAAAGTAAATcatgaaattacaaaatttgcAACTAAATTTCTACATATACGtaagtattttaaaaattaaatatgatatctgcaatattaaatacaatataaagaataaTGTGACAATTTTGCTTCTAGAATTTCAAATTCTCTTttcaaaagaaaatgaaatgtcTGAGAGTCCAAGAATGCGTgaatttagaaaaaaattaagagaACGTACACCTATAggtatttatttatcttaagaaatttattataagttcataaaaataatgttagtaaaataaaattgttttacaTGCAATAGAAAAATTGGAGGAACTGGAAGAAGGCAAACATCCTTATCAAGAAAAAGAACCATTGAAACCATTTCCAAATGATACTAATCCAGAAACAGGTGAAGTAGGAGGTCCACGTGGACCAGAACCAACACGATATGGTGATTGGGAAAGAAAAGGTCGAGTAACagatttctaaatattttttagtGCATTGTATGTACATGAAAAATATAGTTTATACAAGATGTACAATTAAAAACACATATAATTTAGCAATTTAAATTAGAATAAAAAACTTActgtgtatatgtataaagtataaaataataaatattatatttacatttaaaaaatgtagCCTTCACTTTTAGAGAATCATGTTTTATTCTGTCATACTATACTTTTACAAACATTTTTAACTAATGGATAAACAATTAAGTATCAAATTACAATGATAAAAGGTAAATATAAAACATCTGACGacttatataaaattgtatatatgtacatagattatatatacatatttgtaaGAAATGTGTTGTCAGAAGTATAACAAAAGAATAAGGATATTacaagatattacaaatatggATATTTTGAAGTTAAAGCTCGTTTTGAAACATATTAATACCAGTATAGTCGATtccataaataaaatttctacaaaatcATTAATATATACTAAATCGAAAGAATTTTCAACAGGTATCCAACATAGATATAAGCCTTCGTTTgtaaagcaataattttgataaTTCAATACTAGATACTTCTTTGCTATATGTATACATAGGTAGTTTATTGCGAGTTAAAGAACCAGAGGCAAAAGGTGAGAAAAGAGAATCAATAAGAATGAAacaatttcataaaaaattaaaattgcaaCCTATACCTAGTaagtataatttgtaatatgttaCATGAAATAACAGTTAAAATTAATATGAGATTTGATTACCATAAATTTATGAGATACAAtcattataaaaaaaatataataatagggGTACCTCCAAAAGAACGTTTTGTGGACTTAGTACTAGTGGAAACTGATCCAAATAATGGAGAACTAATAACAAATAGCGAAAAAGATCCAACAAAGTGGGGGGATTGGCAAAATGGTGGGCGGGTGAGCGACTTTTAATTCAAAATTCTCATttcaagatataaatatataaaatataatgaagTAACACTTGATtcgtttaaatttataaaatttattgtacTACTTGTAAATCTTGtttgtttattaaataatattgcaAGTTTCTTTTGCTcttttatgtacatatttgtaaaaAACTACACCAATATGTTGGCAGACAGTATATCTTAATTGAAcgacataaataaataaaaatagacaTAAAATTTAAAACATTTGTTTCAAATGTAATTACTGAAACTGTATAAAgagataattaaaatatatttctattaaataacGTCCTAGTTAATATGATCATCCAAAATATGTTTATGTTAAATATGTTTAATGATAGAAAATAATAGTTGAAAAGTAagcaatataatataatagaaatattgtaTAAACAAAATACGATACTATAAGGACAAATATTTTAGTTCGctattttatttgaaacattctaacattttaattaaaatattgttcacatatattttttatattatagtaaaaataaaatactattttcgtttaatatataacatatatttagaaacaactaatttcattttttaataagaACAATCAGTTTTATTCATAAATGATACAGTaacaaaaattgtttttttttttaaattcagtAAGTTAACATGATGTAATGATgatatcttttttaaataagttgatcattttttttttatgcaATTGTAGACCACAGTTgtacgtttttattttttacatcatAAACCGAATctcaaataaacaatttgcatTACTTCCATGCATGTAATATACTTTGATTGTACAATAAAGAAGTTTTTATGTAATTTGTTTGGCataaaaaattacttttatcTTTAATTATATACAAGGTacttattgaaattattaaatcaatattataaaaaattcagaaataacggttattaaatattttttatatcaaaGTTCTTTTAAAAAAGTAAGTgaaaatattacattaaaatgTATGATTGTATgacataaaattaatattcatagATACAATTATAGCATTCTTTATGTCAGATTGTTTTCTAAAAtgcattattttatatttacagcATAGTTTCATTTTACAGTATGAATACAGTTAATTGTCAAATCACACTTTCATGATACGCGATAcacaaaatacaaaatttttttatgaaacgttaaaattaaaaatagcgAGATATTTACAAAGTGGTGgccttacagcgtaatattTTCGTTCTACTCCTAACAGATCCATAGACGAAGTATCGAAAATAATGCTCATATAGCATGGTTTTTATTCAatgaaaaaattagttttttgctaAGCTGAATTATTTGCGATAAATACATTGCAGATCTATTATTTGTCATTGAAGACCTTATAATAAGAAAGACAATTTCTCAGTTAGTCCTAATTACAAATTGAAAATCActgaaaaaatttaatttataattaagttAAATTTGAAGTACTAATTAGTGAGTGTCGTAAAATGAGAAGAAAAgaatctaaaaatataaatatatttgtccaaataataaatcttcagtctttcaTCTAGCATCGACGGACCTGAAAATTGTAGTTTTAAGGTAGCATCGAATATTAAAGATTATAAATCTTAACATGTTATAAACTATAAAGTTTTATTGATGGCTAACACATCTCGCATCATCATGTTCCTGAGTGTCCATAAGGCATTTACCACATTTCCATGGTTGCCTACACCATTGCCTAACCATTCCGCAGGCAATTTCGTTACATCAGGGATTTGTGTATTATCAGGATTAGCATTCATTTGTTTGTCCCAATTTGATATGTACCGATTTTCTACATTCAATGCTTCAATATATCTGTAATTGCAATATATTTGCAGTAAAATAATCAAGTATAAATTAAATTGCAGTAAAATACTCAATTTACTTACCGTAAGTACGCATCTGAATGTAATACGCGACTTGGTCTTGGAGGAACAGCAACAAACATGGGTTCTGGTTGTTTAGCACCAGAAATGTTGCTTGTTTGTGTAGCAGCTGCTGATGTTTctataataaaaaagatatgtagaaaaatgagaaaatacttgtaataaatattatcttgaatttgttagaaataaataatatacctgTTTCCATTGGTGGCAGTATCGTTGGACCTTTTGATGCCATATAGtttctataattaaaaaaatgtaaatgaaAGTAAACGGATTGtattataaatatgaaaatattgttTCATTATGTAGCATTTTGACATCATACTTGCTTCTTTCCGAAGGAGGTATTATACGTCCATTTGACTTAAGGATATGTACTTCCTTAACGTGCCTTGCAAGTCTTTGTACACTTGGAAATGGAGGTACAGATTTTTTCGTACGGCCACAACCACGCCATTGACATTGAAATTCGACATCTATtagaatatatatttcaaaaattGAAGATTTTATTCGTCCGTGATGGTAcacattatatatacatacaaagtGTACAAAAAAATTGTATGTATACTATTCATCAAAACAAGCAAAAAAGTCTTAATAAATGTGAGtccaaaaatcatcaatttCGGAGTTGCGAGATGTTTTTGTCAATAAAATATTGATCCCCGGCGTTTCCCGTATCTCTTGGCAACATTTTGCGATTCGTTGTATCAACTTATTTAATGAAGTAATTCGTTTACTATACACTGTATTTTTGTACACTAAACATCCCATAACTTCAAAACGGTTTGTACTCATATTTATTAAGATGTTTTGATAAATGTTATATGCCCTTAAAGTTTTTCTCCAACATTTTTGTGTACTctgtatataaagtaatacagATAACACTTACCGCTTGCAGCATTAATAAAAGACGATTGAACATGTCCATTTTGTTCCGCAATACAATGGTCGATACAATCGGTCATATCTTCAAATTGCCAGTCACAATTATCCCAGCAACATTCATAAACTACATCTTGTAAAGCATTAGTGCCTACTGAAACATTATTTCCTTTAAGTTGCCCACCATCTTCATTCATTTTAATTGCTCTTTCCTCCCAAGCTTGTTTTTCTCCTGCTGGCAATTTCCTCcactgaaatataaaaaatatttatgtagcacacttttgttttaaataatctgacatttctttaaaaattaacTTTTCGGACCTTCTTCAAgaacaaatataaaatagtcATGAAATGGtaagaaattaatttcaatcACAGAGCTACTTTCTATAtgcatataaataatttatataattcataCAATACAATTTATAGAACATATCAGTATAATAACAAATGCTATGCTAAAAAATgtatgataaataaattataagtaaaaattatgaaatatatattttaatattcagattaatttatgaattgtatataatttttattcaaaaggTAATACTTATCacaacaataataatttatatttcactaGATATACCGTACTTGTGtcatatttgaaagaaagatGAAGTATGCAGAATAACATAcctttttacaatattttacaaaagaaGTTCAGTAAATCTTTTTTCAATATTGTGTTCAAAAAATTGAATCTACATactttcctttccttcaatAAATTCTTATAGTAAAAGGAAAATCAacagtaaaaaataaataaatacctcGTTGCCAACAATTCTGCTAATCTCCCCAAAGGATGATTCAGGATTGTTTTGTGTAATCTGCGTTCGCATTTTActcgaatataaaatatagccCGTAACTAATTTCTTACCCGCCGTTTTCTAAACAGAAGAAAACACAAATTATAATACCACTGCCTTATGAAAACGGATATTGATATTATACCTTTAGAGGTAAAACATCTAATTGTCGTTCTAATGTTAGATGACAAATTTTAAACGGTGCAAAAACGAAAAATGTATATGCTGGCATATTTTtctaaacaaaaataaaatgaaataaataaaatgctaTTTATGAACAAGTTATAAGCAAATAATGTCACGATAAGTCCTACCTTTTTAGTCGACACAGGTGTCTGAGTATTGGAGAGCACCGGTTGAGCTTCTGCAGATCCAACGGACGGTGGACCACCAGCATCCATGCTGTCCTCCCCAACTCCTACTCCTACTCCCACTCCTAATCCTACTCCCATGCCTAGTACATCGGGTTCCAGCTTCGGTAACAATGGTGATGCTTCCTATACCATTTATGTTATGTTACGTTCATTATCCGTTACCGAATGTaatatgaatattttttttaatattttagagtGATGTAACAATTtcgtatattaattaaaatttttcttgACCATAGATATCACGACA encodes:
- the LOC126915804 gene encoding probable ATP-dependent RNA helicase DHX34 isoform X1; translated protein: MSSRYKSNNKFRHKYQYDDEQKKSKYDSKLPYSTDYDKKGILDQKSDFSQEITNKNTEDFYFNKYKHELNKIFSGNLNVIQDTDDFWKFVNKYETVQKKLKTPDILPNFSLNTIGVPETYHKLHCINFKLSYNFNELFARVMPVKALTKERLLKFQNIIILYLDFKQKEKFTKLKKLRKSQVNLPVYQYKHEIIETIKQEQVVIIAGDTGCGKSTQVPQYLYAAGFQKIACTQPRRIACISLAKRVAFETLTENCNDVGYQIRFEKQRNQNTKITFITEGLLLRQLSGEFELLPYDVIVLDEVHERHLHGDFLLGIMKCIINQRQDLKLVLMSATINIELFNNYFSKENVKVIQVPGRLYPIQLLYRPVTIEDIRYKNDRFNPSPYIQIMQIIDQKYPAEEKGDLLIFLSGMSEITAVVDAAKEYSQKKNNWIILALHSTLAISEQDKVFDFAPEGVRKCIVSTNIAETSITIDGIRFVADSGKVKEMSYDPSCKMQRLKEFWISKASAEQRKGRAGRTGPGVCYRLYSEEEYMSLEKYSTPELQRVPLDSLLLQMIAMGLPDARKFPFIEPPSPENIENSILSLKEHGALTDNEKITCIGKTLARLPVDITIGKMLIMGSIFHQVEPVLSLAAALSIQTPFTNRAYRDSECETSRKKLESDHGDPITLLNAFREWLEVKQQSSQESRGSGNSSRKWCKRRGLEEQRFYEMTKLRAQFKELLQDCKLLRSLPEPNSSMSSAERAIRHGELKLLKSLKRTYKQSEPRKRKQLKLESFDIQLEDNDHDDGEIDIKDIEFRMKNDPNQVQNLLTAATACSYKDLTMLKLILCSGLYPQFACADEFNYCKTTNEQLFHTKAKPYIALHPMSFFGNHPQVLQLEEADIVSIPGFKSKTAVSPKHTILTYLSLLETTKPYLVNTLRMPAAQTLLLFTREIDTNSTFSIIVCDSWLELKFPIPDSGQILLMKATKLRHKWDFLLNQQLQDSSTSNDENQDFSEFEYTLTRDLIEYMHTTVPYTLKRLLPADLKTIYVGCGENNILIDPNPFQSDFVVIPNSIKGGVHVTNTITYNCVKETEWSDQLSTEILVTQWHCSNCNMQAILTSIEKLQHQQSCVKADIKDVEKHDNIKRKPNAQAYECPDCAQILYLTPIEILKHKKSHVK
- the LOC126915804 gene encoding probable ATP-dependent RNA helicase DHX34 isoform X2 encodes the protein MSSRYKSNNKFRHKYQYDDEQKKSKYDSKLPYSTDYDKKGILDQKSDFSQEITNKNTEDFYFNKYKHELNKIFSGNLNVIQDTDDFWKFVNKYETVQKKLKTPDILPNFSLNTIGVPETYHKLHCINFKLSYNFNELFARVMPVKALTKERLLKFQNIIILYLDFKQKEKFTKLKKLRKSQVNLPVYQYKHEIIETIKQEQVVIIAGDTGCGKSTQVPQYLYAAGFQKIACTQPRRIACISLAKRVAFETLTENCNDVGYQIRFEKQRNQNTKITFITEGLLLRQLSGEFELLPYDVIVLDEVHERHLHGDFLLENVKVIQVPGRLYPIQLLYRPVTIEDIRYKNDRFNPSPYIQIMQIIDQKYPAEEKGDLLIFLSGMSEITAVVDAAKEYSQKKNNWIILALHSTLAISEQDKVFDFAPEGVRKCIVSTNIAETSITIDGIRFVADSGKVKEMSYDPSCKMQRLKEFWISKASAEQRKGRAGRTGPGVCYRLYSEEEYMSLEKYSTPELQRVPLDSLLLQMIAMGLPDARKFPFIEPPSPENIENSILSLKEHGALTDNEKITCIGKTLARLPVDITIGKMLIMGSIFHQVEPVLSLAAALSIQTPFTNRAYRDSECETSRKKLESDHGDPITLLNAFREWLEVKQQSSQESRGSGNSSRKWCKRRGLEEQRFYEMTKLRAQFKELLQDCKLLRSLPEPNSSMSSAERAIRHGELKLLKSLKRTYKQSEPRKRKQLKLESFDIQLEDNDHDDGEIDIKDIEFRMKNDPNQVQNLLTAATACSYKDLTMLKLILCSGLYPQFACADEFNYCKTTNEQLFHTKAKPYIALHPMSFFGNHPQVLQLEEADIVSIPGFKSKTAVSPKHTILTYLSLLETTKPYLVNTLRMPAAQTLLLFTREIDTNSTFSIIVCDSWLELKFPIPDSGQILLMKATKLRHKWDFLLNQQLQDSSTSNDENQDFSEFEYTLTRDLIEYMHTTVPYTLKRLLPADLKTIYVGCGENNILIDPNPFQSDFVVIPNSIKGGVHVTNTITYNCVKETEWSDQLSTEILVTQWHCSNCNMQAILTSIEKLQHQQSCVKADIKDVEKHDNIKRKPNAQAYECPDCAQILYLTPIEILKHKKSHVK